A part of Anabas testudineus chromosome 7, fAnaTes1.2, whole genome shotgun sequence genomic DNA contains:
- the LOC113167907 gene encoding amphoterin-induced protein 3 has protein sequence MTSRLYPGSLLVLLCLLRGSKETCPSTCLCISDTVSCSSSGLTKLPLSLPSFSVTLDLSHNHLSWLGSGSFNNLVKLEKLRMAHNQLSTLRHGVFHNVTGLRHLDLSSNKLYVVEQHYFQGLWRLEELLLFNNKITQVEAGTLSSLSSLKKVYFSLNQITHFPFFSIQDHSHPFLTMLDLSSNRLARLPWDNVKALPGLVQRGLYLHNNSLICDCSMYSVLWHWDLRGYESLKDFRDEHTCSINGDPRTSIRFLEHAGFFNNCTVEKSVSQPLNELLSNMLVSEGSTVFLDCQTSLSGTDFSFTWLSPSKGYITQASTSDPLISLFPNGTLEIREAKVNDSGLYVCTAVDIKQALNATREVNVTVLLPEGESFNTGYTTLLGCLVTLTFVLIYLYLTPCRCSCCKQPKPPVIPIVTYDPSTLTSVFSYSTRDQTKSQTNKHVAFMEPMISTKGTEWTPES, from the coding sequence ATGACCTCACGACTGTATCCAGGctctctcctggtgctgctctgtCTCCTTCGGGGCTCCAAGGAGACCTGTCCATCCACGTGCCTCTGTATATCTGACACAGTGAGCTGCAGCTCCAGTGGTCTGACTAAGCTACCTCTGTCCCTGCCCTCCTTCTCTGTCACTCTTGACCTAAGCCACAACCACCTGTCCTGGCTGGGATCTGGCAGCTTCAACAACTTGGTCAAACTGGAAAAACTTCGGATGGCCCACAATCAGCTCAGCACCCTGCGTCACGGTGTATTTCACAATGTTACTGGCCTCAGGCACCTTGACCTGTCCTCCAACAAGCTGTATGTGGTGGAGCAGCACTACTTCCAGGGGCTGTGGAGGCTGGAGGAGCTCCTTCTCTTCAATAATAAGATCACACAGGTGGAGGCCGGCACATTAAGCAGTCTGAGCAGCCTAAAAAAGGTTTACTTCAGCCTCAACCAAATCACACACTTCCCCTTCTTTTCCATCCAAGACCACAGTCACCCTTTCCTGACCATGCTGGACCTCTCGTCCAATCGCTTGGCTCGACTGCCCTGGGACAATGTGAAAGCTTTGCCGGGTTTGGTGCAGCGGGGACTCTATCTCCACAACAACTCTCTGATCTGTGACTGCTCCATGTACAGCGTGCTCTGGCACTGGGATCTGAGGGGTTATGAATCACTGAAGGACTTTCGGGATGAGCACACCTGCTCCATCAACGGGGATCCCCGAACATCCATCCGTTTCCTGGAACACGCTGGCTTCTTCAACAACTGCACTGTGGAGAAGTCCGTCTCGCAGCCTCTCAACGAGCTTCTTTCTAACATGTTGGTTTCAGAGGGAAGCACTGTGTTTCTCGACTGCCAAACATCCCTGAGTGGCACAGACTTCTCATTTACATGGCTCTCCCCCAGCAAGGGCTACATTACCCAGGCTAGCACAAGTGACCCACTAATTAGCCTGTTTCCTAACGGTACGCTGGAGATCCGAGAAGCCAAGGTGAATGACTCAGGTCTGTACGTGTGCACAGCTGTGGATATTAAACAGGCACTGAATGCAACCCGTGAGGTGAATGTGACAGTGCTGCTGCCTGAAGGAGAGTCATTCAACACTGGCTACACAACGTTGCTGGGCTGTTTGGTGACACTAACTTTTGTCCTCATATATCTCTACCTGACTCCATGTcgctgcagctgctgtaaacaGCCCAAACCTCCAGTAATCCCAATTGTGACCTATGACCCCAGCACCCTGACATCAGTTTTCTCCTACTCCACAAGAGACCAGACCAAAAGCCAAACTAATAAGCATGTAGCATTCATGGAGCCAATGATAAGTACCAAAGGAACAGAATGGACACCTGAAAGCTGA